The sequence CCTGCGCCGGATCGTCACCAACCTGTGCGTCATGGATTTCGGTGGCACGAACAACGCTATCCGGGTCGTGTCCCTGCATCCGGGCGTCACCTTCGAGGAGGTGCAGGACGCGACCGGCTTCCCGCTGGAAAAGGGCGAGATCGTCGAAACACCGATACCGAACGCCGAGGCGCTGACGATCATCGCCAGCCTCGACCCCCACAATATCCGCGCATCCGTCATCAAGGACAATCCGCCTGCAAGGAGGGCATGATGAGCGACAGTGATCGTCTGGTCGAACCGCAAGAGGTCGACATCGTCTATGAGACCGACGAGCCGGTCACCTATGAAGTGATCGACCATGTCGCATGGATCATGTTGAACCGTCCGGGCTTCAACAACGCCCAGAACGGCCAGATGACCTATGCGCTGGACGACGCCTTCATGACTGCGACGAACGACGATGACGTCCGGGCGATCGTGCTGGGCGGCAACGGCAAGCATTTTTCCGCCGGGCACGACATCGGCACGCCGGGACGCGACTTGCACAGACATTTCGACAACCGGTTGATGGTGCCGGGCCACGTTAACAAGCCCGCGGCCGAGCTGCTCTACACCCGCGAGAAAGAGCAATATGTCGGGATGTGCCGGCGCTGGCGCGACGTCGCCAAACCGACCATCGCGATGGTGCAGGGAGCCTGCGTCGCGGGCGGATTGATGCTGGCCTGGGTCTGCGACCTGATCGTGGCGAGCGAGGACGCCTTCTTTCAGGATCCGGTCAACCGCATGGGCATTCCGGGCGTCGAATATTTCGCCCATGCCTATGAGCTGCCGCCGCGTATCGCCAAGGAGTTCCTGCTGCTGGGCGAGCGCATGACCGCGCAGCGCGCCGAACAGTTCGGCATGGTGAACAAGGTCGTGTCCCGCGAGGCGCTGCGCGAGACGGTGGCGGCGATGGCGGCAAAGCTGGTCGCGCAGCCACGCCTGGGCAACTGGCTGACCAAGCAGGCGATCAATCATGTCGAGGAACTGATGGGCAAGCGCAATGCCATCGAGGCGCAATATCATATGCACCATTTCGCCCATGCCCAGAATGACCTGACGATGGGCAATTCGATCGGCGGCCTCGACGGCAAGGCGATGGCTGCCGCGAACAAGAAAGACGCGGGCGAAGGCTGATGGGCGATCCGCTGCATACAATCATGACCGAGCGGCTGGGGTGTCGCTGGCCGATTATCCAGACCGCGATGGGTTGGGTGGCCGAACCCTCGCTCGTCATCGGCTCCACCAAGGCCGGCGCGTTCGGTTTTCTGGGCGCGGCGGTGATGACGCCGGACGAAGCGCGCGCGAAGCTATTGGCGGTGCGGCGCGGCACCGATCGACCCTTCGGCGTCAATTTCCACATGTTCCAGCCGGGTGCCGACCAGATTGTCGAGCTGATCCTGGCCAACAGGGATCAGGTGCGCGCGGTGAGCTTCGGGCGCGGCCCCAATGCCAAGATGATCGCGCGGTTCAAGGATGCGGGCATCCTCTGCGTGCCGACTGTGGGCGCGGTCAAACATGCGCAGAAGATGGTCGAACTGGGTGTCGACATGGTCAATGTGCAAGGCGGCGAAGGCGGCGGCCATACCGGATCGGTGCCGACCACCGTGCTGCTGCCACAGGTGTTGGACGCGGTGCAGGTACCGGTGATCGCCAGCGGCGGCTTTGCTGACGGGCGCGGGTTG is a genomic window of Sphingomonas bisphenolicum containing:
- a CDS encoding enoyl-CoA hydratase, with amino-acid sequence MSDSDRLVEPQEVDIVYETDEPVTYEVIDHVAWIMLNRPGFNNAQNGQMTYALDDAFMTATNDDDVRAIVLGGNGKHFSAGHDIGTPGRDLHRHFDNRLMVPGHVNKPAAELLYTREKEQYVGMCRRWRDVAKPTIAMVQGACVAGGLMLAWVCDLIVASEDAFFQDPVNRMGIPGVEYFAHAYELPPRIAKEFLLLGERMTAQRAEQFGMVNKVVSREALRETVAAMAAKLVAQPRLGNWLTKQAINHVEELMGKRNAIEAQYHMHHFAHAQNDLTMGNSIGGLDGKAMAAANKKDAGEG
- a CDS encoding NAD(P)H-dependent flavin oxidoreductase, whose protein sequence is MGDPLHTIMTERLGCRWPIIQTAMGWVAEPSLVIGSTKAGAFGFLGAAVMTPDEARAKLLAVRRGTDRPFGVNFHMFQPGADQIVELILANRDQVRAVSFGRGPNAKMIARFKDAGILCVPTVGAVKHAQKMVELGVDMVNVQGGEGGGHTGSVPTTVLLPQVLDAVQVPVIASGGFADGRGLAAALAYGAVGIAMGTRFLLTQESPVPDSAKAEYLKAGTDRIIVTTRLDGIPQRMVRTTLLDRIEKSGKLTMWLRAIEASRTMKKQTGASWVDLIRSASGMTAHGAMPLKQAMLAATMPMLIQKAVVDGDIEHGVMATGVVGGRINEIPSCQQLVDRIVEEAHGRLNALASMGRETAPAL